Proteins from a single region of Amycolatopsis sp. CA-230715:
- a CDS encoding SAM-dependent methyltransferase yields the protein MTQSEYLAPSSVPVGVDPTRASIARVYDAALGGKDNYEIDREVLRQVATKAPEVRDLAWSNRNFLTRAVRFLAQQAKIKQFLDCGSGLPTAENTHQIAQRVDPDTQVVYVDNDPVVLAHGRAILEENPNTHFVSEDIFQPAQVLANETVRQYIDFTQPLALLQVGTLHHYTADNGADLMREYIAALPSGSFVVIAHFFDPETDELSGLARKMEELFVHSPMGSGMFRTEQQLLEFIDGLEIMPPAPGEEPKLQLCDYWWPDGPKLNPLNKVERCIAGVVARKP from the coding sequence ATGACGCAGTCCGAGTACCTGGCGCCGAGTTCGGTCCCGGTCGGCGTGGATCCCACCCGCGCCAGCATCGCGCGCGTCTACGACGCCGCACTCGGCGGCAAGGACAACTACGAGATCGACCGCGAGGTCCTGCGCCAAGTCGCCACGAAGGCACCCGAGGTCCGCGACCTCGCCTGGTCCAACCGCAACTTCCTGACCAGGGCCGTCCGCTTCCTCGCCCAGCAGGCGAAGATCAAGCAGTTCCTCGACTGCGGCTCCGGCCTACCCACCGCGGAGAACACCCACCAGATCGCGCAGCGGGTCGACCCCGACACCCAGGTGGTCTACGTAGACAACGACCCCGTGGTCCTCGCGCACGGCCGCGCGATCCTCGAGGAGAACCCGAACACCCACTTCGTCTCCGAGGACATCTTCCAGCCCGCGCAGGTGCTGGCCAACGAGACGGTCCGCCAGTACATCGACTTCACCCAGCCGCTGGCACTGCTCCAGGTCGGCACCCTGCACCACTACACGGCGGACAACGGCGCCGATCTCATGCGCGAGTACATCGCCGCGCTGCCCAGCGGTTCCTTCGTCGTCATCGCCCACTTCTTCGACCCGGAGACCGACGAGCTCAGCGGCCTGGCCAGGAAGATGGAAGAGCTGTTCGTGCACAGCCCCATGGGCTCGGGGATGTTCCGGACCGAACAGCAGCTCCTCGAGTTCATCGACGGCCTGGAGATCATGCCGCCCGCCCCCGGCGAGGAGCCGAAGCTCCAGCTGTGCGACTACTGGTGGCCGGACGGCCCGAAGCTCAACCCGCTCAACAAGGTCGAGCGCTGCATCGCCGGGGTCGTCGCGCGCAAGCCCTAG
- a CDS encoding NADP-dependent oxidoreductase, whose product MKAIGVFDFGGPEALRVLDLPEPQAGPGEVRIRVHAAAVNPTDVLLRTGGHAVRMPGREPPFVPGMDAAGVIDQVGPGAGDRLAVGQRVVAMVLFTGPRGGAYAERIVVPAASVVPAPEGADLAAASTLLMNALTARVGLDALAVPRGGVVAVTGAAGAVGGYAVELAKADGLTVLADAAPHDVDLVRGFGADHVVERGSAVAERIRELVPGGVPGLVDGSLQTADVVPAVADGGAVAEFRGWAGPAERGVRVHPVMVRDAMEDTGKLDALRRQAEDGALTLRVAKVLPADEAPEAHRLLEAGGLRGRLVLDFS is encoded by the coding sequence GTGAAAGCCATCGGTGTCTTCGACTTCGGCGGCCCGGAAGCGCTGCGGGTGCTCGACCTGCCCGAACCGCAGGCCGGTCCCGGTGAGGTCCGCATCCGCGTGCACGCCGCCGCGGTGAACCCGACCGACGTGCTGCTGCGCACCGGCGGCCACGCCGTCCGCATGCCGGGGCGCGAGCCCCCGTTCGTGCCCGGTATGGACGCGGCTGGCGTGATCGACCAGGTGGGGCCGGGGGCCGGTGATCGGCTCGCGGTGGGGCAGCGGGTCGTCGCCATGGTGCTGTTCACCGGCCCGCGCGGGGGAGCCTATGCGGAGCGGATCGTCGTGCCCGCGGCGTCCGTGGTGCCCGCGCCGGAGGGTGCGGATCTCGCCGCGGCTTCGACGCTGCTCATGAACGCGCTGACCGCGCGCGTCGGCCTGGACGCGCTGGCGGTGCCGCGCGGCGGGGTCGTCGCGGTGACCGGCGCGGCGGGCGCCGTCGGTGGTTACGCGGTCGAGCTGGCCAAGGCCGACGGGCTGACCGTGCTCGCCGACGCCGCCCCGCACGACGTCGACCTGGTACGGGGTTTCGGCGCCGACCACGTCGTGGAGCGGGGTTCCGCGGTCGCCGAACGGATCCGCGAGCTGGTTCCCGGCGGCGTCCCCGGTCTGGTGGACGGCTCACTGCAGACGGCAGACGTGGTGCCCGCGGTCGCCGACGGCGGCGCGGTCGCCGAGTTCCGGGGCTGGGCCGGTCCCGCCGAACGCGGCGTCCGGGTGCACCCGGTGATGGTGCGCGATGCCATGGAGGACACCGGGAAGCTGGACGCGTTGCGGCGCCAGGCCGAGGACGGCGCGCTCACGCTGCGCGTCGCCAAGGTGCTCCCCGCCGACGAAGCACCCGAGGCGCACCGCCTGCTGGAGGCCGGCGGCCTGCGCGGGCGGCTGGTGCTGGACTTCTCCTGA
- a CDS encoding chloride channel protein translates to MLGNGKGPAQLAFDSRPGLVLAGILLVLRVVVVLLCLRGGAEGGLLTPSLANGALLGTLLGALWPGVAIGSCAVVGAAAFLATAQRMPITAVVLILEFTGAPHGLLVPILIAVAGAAGTQRVLTGPAVRDR, encoded by the coding sequence TTGCTCGGCAACGGGAAGGGCCCGGCGCAGCTGGCGTTCGACAGCAGGCCGGGGCTCGTCCTCGCCGGGATCCTGCTCGTGCTGCGCGTGGTGGTGGTTCTGCTGTGCTTGCGCGGCGGCGCCGAAGGCGGGTTGCTCACCCCGTCACTGGCCAACGGGGCGCTGCTGGGGACGCTGCTCGGCGCGCTGTGGCCCGGTGTCGCGATCGGATCGTGTGCCGTGGTCGGTGCCGCCGCCTTCCTCGCGACCGCGCAGCGGATGCCGATCACCGCGGTCGTGCTGATTCTCGAATTCACCGGCGCACCACACGGTTTGCTCGTCCCGATCCTGATCGCGGTGGCCGGTGCGGCGGGCACGCAGCGAGTACTGACCGGGCCCGCGGTCAGAGACCGATGA
- a CDS encoding YeiH family protein — protein sequence MSAITAPPSRLPRRALSLVPGLVLLVAIGLFGKYAEAGLLALGKATGTKLPDIEYVLWAILLGALISNTVGVPRIFRAGVGTYEFWLKSGIVLLGARFVLGDVVKLGGTGLVLVLIDVSIATTVVLLLAKWLKLGGKLASLLAIGTAICGVSAIIAGRGAIDADEEDSGYAIAAILALGAIALFTFPLIGHGLGLSDQEYGYWAGLAVDNTAETTAAGGLYSPQAQDVAVLVKSIRNALIGFVVLGFASYWATRGQATAVGKGFLPKAAFVWEKFPKFVLGFLAVSALATAGAFTKVDVTSLGNLSKWAFLLTFAGVGLNFDLRRMRQSGFRPFLVGALALAVVTVTALAEVLIASRVIGL from the coding sequence ATGTCGGCGATCACCGCGCCCCCGTCCCGCCTTCCTCGGCGGGCGCTGTCACTGGTGCCCGGCCTGGTGCTGCTGGTGGCCATCGGCTTGTTCGGCAAGTATGCCGAGGCCGGGTTGCTCGCGCTCGGCAAGGCGACCGGCACCAAGCTCCCGGACATCGAGTACGTGCTGTGGGCGATCCTGCTCGGCGCGCTCATCAGCAACACCGTCGGCGTCCCCCGGATCTTCCGGGCGGGCGTCGGCACCTACGAGTTCTGGCTGAAATCCGGCATCGTGCTGCTCGGCGCGCGCTTCGTGCTCGGCGACGTCGTCAAGCTCGGCGGCACCGGGCTCGTGCTCGTGCTGATCGACGTCTCGATCGCCACCACCGTGGTGCTGCTGCTCGCGAAGTGGTTGAAGCTGGGCGGAAAACTCGCCTCGCTCCTGGCGATCGGCACCGCGATCTGCGGCGTCTCGGCGATCATCGCCGGCCGTGGCGCGATCGACGCGGACGAGGAGGACTCCGGGTACGCGATCGCGGCGATCCTCGCGCTGGGCGCGATCGCCCTGTTCACCTTCCCGCTGATCGGGCACGGCCTCGGCCTGTCCGACCAGGAATACGGCTACTGGGCCGGGCTCGCGGTGGACAACACCGCGGAGACCACCGCCGCGGGCGGGCTGTACTCACCGCAGGCGCAGGACGTGGCGGTACTGGTGAAGAGCATCCGCAACGCGTTGATCGGATTCGTGGTACTCGGCTTCGCGTCTTACTGGGCCACGCGCGGCCAGGCCACCGCGGTCGGGAAGGGATTCCTGCCGAAGGCCGCGTTCGTCTGGGAGAAGTTCCCGAAGTTCGTCCTCGGTTTCCTCGCGGTGTCGGCGCTCGCCACCGCGGGCGCGTTCACCAAGGTCGACGTGACCAGCCTCGGCAACCTGTCCAAATGGGCCTTCCTGCTGACCTTCGCCGGGGTCGGGCTCAACTTCGACCTGCGGCGCATGCGGCAGAGCGGGTTCCGCCCGTTCCTCGTCGGCGCGCTGGCACTGGCGGTCGTCACCGTCACCGCGCTGGCCGAGGTCCTGATCGCGTCGCGCGTCATCGGTCTCTGA